Proteins co-encoded in one Lates calcarifer isolate ASB-BC8 linkage group LG17, TLL_Latcal_v3, whole genome shotgun sequence genomic window:
- the uhmk1 gene encoding LOW QUALITY PROTEIN: serine/threonine-protein kinase Kist (The sequence of the model RefSeq protein was modified relative to this genomic sequence to represent the inferred CDS: deleted 1 base in 1 codon) gives MAHCGSSEPSAKAQTPRPESILPSQGSVDQSMKPVLFEIFGEIWTVQSRLGQGVSASVYRVSSGRATTAAVKEFQADTQGGDYGYLKERSVLEDIQGHKNIVTLYGVFTNHSCMGVATRCLLLELLDVSVSELLVRGSSGTQGGRPQQGHSMWLVQHCARDILEALAFLHKEGYVHADLKPRNILWSADDECFKLIDFGLSFKEGNQDVKYIQTDGYRAPEAELQNSLAQAGVEVEGDSGCTAAVDLWSLGIILLEMFSGIKLKDTVRSQEWKDNSAAIVDHIFASNSLLCPAIPVYHLRDLIKSMLLNDPKQRCTAETALLSPFFSIPFAPHIEDLVLLPSPVLRLLNLIDDSHLHNEEEYEDILEDMKEECQKYGSVVSLLIPKENPGKGQVFVEYANSSDSKEAQRLLTGRTFDGKFVVATFYPLSAYKRGYLYQTVQ, from the exons ATGGCTCACTGCGGCTCTTCCGAACCGAGCGCAAAAGCACAGACACCGCGCCCGGAGAGCATCTTGCCGTCGCAGGGTAGCGTAGACCAAAGCATGAAGCCGGTGCTCTTCGAGATCTTCGGCGAGATATGGACCGTCCAGTCGCGGCTCGGCCAGGGAGTCTCGGCCTCGGTGTACCGGGTCAGCTCAGGCAGGGCCACCACAGCCGCTGTTAAGGAGTTCCAGGCCGACACTCAGGGAGGAGATTACGGGTATCTCAAGGAGAGGTCCGTGCTGGAGGACATCCAGGGACATAAAAATATCG TGACACTGTATGGGGTGTTCACCAACCACAGCTGTATGGGTGTTGCCACCCGTTGTCTTCTGCTGGAGCTCTTGGATGTCAGTGTGTCTGAGCTGTTGGTGAGAGGCAGCAGTGGTACCCAGGGTGGTAG ACCCCAGCAGGGCCACTCCATGTGGCTCGTTCAGCACTGTGCCAGAGACATCCTGGAGGCTCTCGCTTTCCTTCACAAAGAAGGCTACGTCCACGCCGACCTCAAGCCACGCAACATCCTCTGGAGCGCTGATGACGAGTGCTTCAAGCTCATCGACTTTGGCCTCAGCTTCAAAGAGGGAAACCAG GATGTCAAATACATCCAGACAGACGGGTATCGCGCTCCGGAGGCTGAGCTTCAGAACAGCCTTGCTCAGGCcggggtggaggtggagggagactCGGGCTGCACGGCCGCTGTGGACCTGTGGAGCCTGGGCATCATCCTGTTGGAGATGTTCTCAGGAATCAAACTCAAAGACACCGTCCGCTCGCAGGAGTGGAAG GATAACAGTGCTGCCATTGTTGACCATATCTTTGCCAGCAACAGTCTGCTGTGCCCTGCCATCCCTGTCTATCACCTCAGAGACCTTATCAAAAG CATGCTTCTCAATGACCCCAAGCAAAGATGCACAGCTGAAACTGCCCTGCTGAGCCCGTTCTTCAGTATTCCCTTTG CACCTCACATTGAGGACCTGGTTCTGCTGCCCTCTCCTGTTCTGCGTCTGCTCAACCTGATTGATGACAGTCATCTGCACAATGAAGAGGAATATGAAG ACATCCTGGAGGACATGAAAGAGGAGTGTCAGAAGTACGGCTCAGTGGTTTCTTTGCTCATCCCCAAGGAGAACCCAGGGAAAGGACAG GTGTTTGTAGAGTATGCCAACTCCAGTGACTCCAAAGAGGCTCAGAGATTGCTGACAGGACGCACC TTCGATGGGAAATTTGTTGTGGCCACCTTCTACCCTCTCAGCGCTTACAAAAGAGGTTACTTGTATCAAACTGTGCAGTAA
- the si:ch211-247n2.1 gene encoding calcium-activated potassium channel subunit beta-2: MFLWAGSKATDGRSDRRSIYQKIREYEVLDKRKTVTALRAGEDRAILLGLSMIFFSVMMYFVLGITILRSYSDSVWTDEASCTIVNSTIMWDVNCSYSCGAECWKVSRYPCLQVYVSLNSSGKVVRLLHNEETQDNNPECFYIPKCSKDYAATQAIVQNISERLRSQHTVQCFVDPTDRMDNAILTQIYGQVAVFHSLFWPTCTLIGGTLIIAMVKLTQYLSIMCERLSRIKR; the protein is encoded by the exons ATGTTTCTCTGGGCAGGAAGTAAAGCAACAGATGGAAGAAGTGATCGCAG ATCCATCTACCAGAAGATTCGTGAGTATGAGGTGCTGGACAAGAGGAAGACAGTGACAGCtctgagagcaggagaggacagagccaTATTGCTGGGCCTCAGCATGATCTTCTTCTCTGTTATGATGTACTTTGTCCTGGGAATCACCATACTGCGCTCCTACTCTGACAG tgtgtggacCGATGAGGCTAGCTGCACTATTGTGAACTCCACCATTATGTGGGATGTAAACTGTTCGTACAGCTGTGGAGCAGAGTGCTGGAAGGTTTCCCGTTACCCCTGTCTCCAGGTCTACGTCAGTCTCAACTCCTCAGGAAAGGTGGTTCGACTGCTGCACAATGAGGAGACACAGGACAATAACCCTGAG TGCTTCTACATCCCAAAGTGCAGTAAGGACTATGCAGCCACACAGGCCATAGTTCAGAACATTTCTGAGCGTCTCAGGTCTCAGCAcacagttcagtgttttgtagACCCTACAGACAGGATGGACAATGCCATTTTGACTCAGATCTATGGCCAGGTCGCCGTCTTCCACTCCCTGTTCTGGCCAACCTGCACCTTGATCGGAGGAACCCTCATCATTGCCATGGTGAAGCTGACCCAGTACTTATCCATTATGTGTGAGCGGCTAAGCCGCATCAAGAGGTGA
- the akr1a1b gene encoding aldo-keto reductase family 1 member A1-B isoform X3, protein MNDFAVLNTGRKMPLLGLGTWKSEPGKVKQAVIWALESGYRHIDCAAIYGNEVEIGEALQETLGPGKSLRREDVFITSKLWNTRHHPEDVEPALLKTLKDLKLEYLDLYLIHWPYAFQRGDATFPRKEDGTLLYDDIDYKLTWAAMEKLVGKGLVRSIGLSNFNSRQIDDILSVASIKPTVLQVESHPYLTQVELLAHCRDRGLVLTAYSPLGSPDRAWKHPDEPVLLQEPMVISLAEKYKKTPAQIILRWQTQRGVVTIPKSVTESRIKENIQVFDFTLEAEEMKSITALNKGWRYIVPMIEVEGKRVPRDAGHPHYPFNDPY, encoded by the exons ATGAATGACTTTGCAGTTCTCAACACGGGGCGGAAGATGCCCCTCCTTGGACTGGGGACTTGGAAGAGTGAGCCAGGAAAG GTGAAACAAGCAGTTATTTGGGCCTTGGAGTCTGGGTATCGTCATATCGACTGTGCAGCCATTTATGGCAATGAGGTCGAGATTGGAGAAGCCCTACAGGAGACTCTCGGCCCTGGCAAG TCGCTGAGGCGAGAAGATGTGTTCATCACATCCAAGCTGTGGAACACCCGACATCACCCAGAAGATGTGGAGCCGGCCCTGCTGAAGACCCTGAAGGACCtgaagctggagtacctggacCTCTACCTCATCCACTGGCCCTATGCCTTCCA ACGAGGAGATGCCACTTTCCCCAGAAAGGAGGATGGTACCTTGCTGTATGACGACATAGACTACAAGCTGACCTGGGCTGCCATGGAGAAGCTGGTGGGGAAGGGTCTTGTCCGATCTATCGGCCTGTCCAACTTCAACAGTCGGCAGATAGATGACATCCTGTCTGTTGCCAGCATCAAACCAACTGTCTTGCAG GTAGAGAGCCACCCCTACCTGACCCAGGTAGAGCTGCTGGCCCACTGTCGGGACCGGGGCCTGGTGCTGACGGCCTACAGCCCCCTGGGCTCCCCTGACCGGGCCTGGAAGCATCCAGATGAACCTGTTCTGCTTCAGGAGCCTATGGTCATCTCCCTCGCAGAGAAATATAAAAAGACCCCTGCTCAGATTATTCTGAG GTGGCAGACACAGCGAGGAGTGGTTACAATCCCCAAGAGTGTCACAGAGTCACGCATCAAAGAGAACATTCAG GTGTTTGACTTTACCCTTGaggcagaggaaatgaaaagcatTACTGCACTGAACAAAGGCTGGCGCTACATTGTACCAATGATTGAA GTGGAGGGAAAGCGTGTTCCCAGGGATGCAGGACATCCTCACTACCCTTTCAACGACCCTTACTGA
- the akr1a1b gene encoding aldo-keto reductase family 1 member A1-B isoform X1, whose protein sequence is MQSFKCQVLKQMFRRLCFDTGNRVFTLVLRCQRCRARDHCRRGVVVARDFSGSQLTDVLLRGMNDFAVLNTGRKMPLLGLGTWKSEPGKVKQAVIWALESGYRHIDCAAIYGNEVEIGEALQETLGPGKSLRREDVFITSKLWNTRHHPEDVEPALLKTLKDLKLEYLDLYLIHWPYAFQRGDATFPRKEDGTLLYDDIDYKLTWAAMEKLVGKGLVRSIGLSNFNSRQIDDILSVASIKPTVLQVESHPYLTQVELLAHCRDRGLVLTAYSPLGSPDRAWKHPDEPVLLQEPMVISLAEKYKKTPAQIILRWQTQRGVVTIPKSVTESRIKENIQVFDFTLEAEEMKSITALNKGWRYIVPMIEVEGKRVPRDAGHPHYPFNDPY, encoded by the exons ATGCAGTCATTCAAATGTCAGGTCCTAAAGCAGATGTTCCGTCGTTTATGTTTTGACACTGGCAACAGG GTCTTCACGTTGGTTTTGAGGTGTCAGAGATGCAGAGCTCGAGACCATTGTCGCCGAGGTGTGGTCGTCGCGCGTGACTTTTCAGGAAGTCAGCTGACAGAT GTGCTTCTGAGAGGCATGAATGACTTTGCAGTTCTCAACACGGGGCGGAAGATGCCCCTCCTTGGACTGGGGACTTGGAAGAGTGAGCCAGGAAAG GTGAAACAAGCAGTTATTTGGGCCTTGGAGTCTGGGTATCGTCATATCGACTGTGCAGCCATTTATGGCAATGAGGTCGAGATTGGAGAAGCCCTACAGGAGACTCTCGGCCCTGGCAAG TCGCTGAGGCGAGAAGATGTGTTCATCACATCCAAGCTGTGGAACACCCGACATCACCCAGAAGATGTGGAGCCGGCCCTGCTGAAGACCCTGAAGGACCtgaagctggagtacctggacCTCTACCTCATCCACTGGCCCTATGCCTTCCA ACGAGGAGATGCCACTTTCCCCAGAAAGGAGGATGGTACCTTGCTGTATGACGACATAGACTACAAGCTGACCTGGGCTGCCATGGAGAAGCTGGTGGGGAAGGGTCTTGTCCGATCTATCGGCCTGTCCAACTTCAACAGTCGGCAGATAGATGACATCCTGTCTGTTGCCAGCATCAAACCAACTGTCTTGCAG GTAGAGAGCCACCCCTACCTGACCCAGGTAGAGCTGCTGGCCCACTGTCGGGACCGGGGCCTGGTGCTGACGGCCTACAGCCCCCTGGGCTCCCCTGACCGGGCCTGGAAGCATCCAGATGAACCTGTTCTGCTTCAGGAGCCTATGGTCATCTCCCTCGCAGAGAAATATAAAAAGACCCCTGCTCAGATTATTCTGAG GTGGCAGACACAGCGAGGAGTGGTTACAATCCCCAAGAGTGTCACAGAGTCACGCATCAAAGAGAACATTCAG GTGTTTGACTTTACCCTTGaggcagaggaaatgaaaagcatTACTGCACTGAACAAAGGCTGGCGCTACATTGTACCAATGATTGAA GTGGAGGGAAAGCGTGTTCCCAGGGATGCAGGACATCCTCACTACCCTTTCAACGACCCTTACTGA
- the LOC108878817 gene encoding meprin A subunit beta, producing the protein MSPTYLILLFGLGLTAAKLTGETETDVDEGQDWDIFNINEAAGLDLLEGDIEQDQTFSRNSILGDKYRWPTTIPYYLEDSLDMNAKGVILKAFDQYRLKTCIDFTPWKGEENYISVFKGSGCFSSVGNQHVGKQQLSIGRNCDRLGTVEHEFLHALGFWHEQSRADRDDYVNIMWDRIEPGKEHNFKTRDDTVSSALGIPYDYGSVMHYSKTAFNIGSEPTIVTKIPHFMDVIGQRMGFSANDLAKLNRLYNCTKSSTFVESCNFEEENICGMIQGPGNTKWEQLSSLSGGPQTDFTNMGQCKGKGFFMHFSTASAKPGDHAFLESRWLYPKPGAQCLQFFLHNTGAADDVLNIWVREYDKANPSGKMRLFKSISGGAMGSWELYSVNLNVAQKARVVFEGVRGKSPSKGGFSLDDINLSSTKCPQHIWRIRNITALMATTPVGSKQYSPRFLSPAGYSFQVGVYLNGRSDRPGYMAIYFHLTSGPNDHKLKWPCPWQQATMALMDQQSDIRQQMNMHRMVTTDPEKMSSDGKEYYWDDPSKVGSKVTASDGSYYYRGPGTGTSSFITHSRLRSRKFIKGDDAFFLLSVEDISDLLVPQPLPHSAVQADSNLMKAADQDAPQGDANNPTVITAVAASVAATMLVVSMLIVGITWRTRRRQQESDGVVIIQDIPGFMEECPTKDLPCPLSTP; encoded by the exons ATGTCGCCCACTTACCTAATTCTGCTCTTTGGCCTTGGCCTG acagCAGCAAAGCTAACAGGTGAAACAG AAACTGATGTTGATGAAGGCCAAGACTGGGATATCTTCAACATCAATGAAG CTGCTGGGCTGGACCTGCTGGAGGGAGATATCGAACAGGATCAa ACATTCAGCAGAAACTCCATCTTAGGTGATAAGTATCGCTGGCCAACAACCATTCCCTACTACCTGGAAGACAGCCTGG ACATGAATGCAAAGGGGGTGATCCTGAAGGCATTTGACCAGTACAGACTGAAGACCTGTATTGACTTCACACCatggaaaggagaggagaactACATCTCTGTGTTCAAAGGCAGCGG ATGCTTCTCCTCTGTGGGCAACCAGCATGTGGGAAAGCAGCAGCTGTCCATAGGTAGAAACTGTGATCGTCTAGGAACTGTTGAGCATGAGTTCCTGCATGCTCTCGGATTCTGGCACGAGCAGTCCAGAGCTGACCGTGATGATTATGTTAACATCATGTGGGATCGCATTGAACCTG GTAAAGAGCACAATTTCAAGACACGTGATGACACAGTGTCCAGCGCTCTGGGCATCCCTTACGACTATGGCTCTGTGATGCACTACAGTAAGACGGCCTTCAACATCGGCTCTGAGCCCACCATCGTCACCAAGATCCCTCACTTCATGGATGTGATTGGTCAGAGGATGGGCTTCAGTGCTAATGACCTAGCCAAACTCAACCGTCTCTACAACTGCA CTAAGTCATCTACCTTTGTGGAAAGCTGCAACTTTGAGGAGgagaacatctgtgggatgattcAGGGTCCTGGGAACACGAAGTGGGAGCAGCTTAGTTCTTTGAGTGGAGGACCTCAGACTGACTTCACCAACATGGGACAATGCAAAG GAAAAGGCTTCTTCATGCACTTCAGCACCGCCTCTGCTAAACCTGGTGACCATGCATTTCTGGAAAGTCGTTGGCTTTACCCGAAACCTGGAGCCCAGTGTCTGCAGTTCTTCCTCCATAACACCGGAGCAGCTGATGATGTTCTCAATATCTGGGTGCGAGAGTATGACAAGGCCAACCCCAGCGGTAAAATGAGGCTCTTCAAGAGCATTTCCG GAGGTGCCATGGGCTCCTGGGAGCTTTACAGCGTCAATCTGAATGTGGCCCAGAAGGCTCGTGTGGTTTTTGAGGGTGTGAGGGGAAAGAGTCCATCGAAGGGGGGTTTCTCTCTGGATGACATTAACCTGTCATCCACAAAGTGCCCTCAGCACATCTGGCGCATTCGCAATATCACAGCCTTGATGGCCACCACACCAGTAGGAAGCAAACAGTACAGCCCTCGCTTTCTGTCTCCAGCAGGTTACTCCTTCCAG GTAGGTGTGTACCTAAACGGAAGAAGTGACCGTCCAGGGTACATGGCCATCTACTTCCACCTGACCTCAGGCCCCAACGACCACAAACTCAAGTGGCCATGTCCGTGGCAGCAGGCAACCATGGCCCTGATGGATCAGCAGTCTGACATCAGACAGCAAATGAACATGCACAGAATGGTCACCACTGACCCTGAGAAGATGTCATCTGATG GTAAAGAGTACTACTGGGATGATCCCAGCAAAGTGGGCTCTAAAGTGACTGCGTCTGATGGCAGCTATTATTATCGAGGCCCAGGCACTGGAACAAGTTCTTTcatcacacacagcagactgagGAGCAGAAAATTCATCAAAGGAGATGAtgccttcttcctcctcagtgtgGAGG ATATATCTGACCTGCTGGTACCTCAGCCCCTGCCTCACTCTGCAGTTCAAGCTGACAGCAATCTGATGAAGGCTGCAGACCAAGACGCCCCGCAGGGAGATGCTAATAACCCCACCGTGATCACAGCTGTGGCAGCATCTGTGGCAGCCACCATGTTGGTGGTTTCCATGCTGATTGTAGGGATCACCTGGAGGACGAGGAGAAGACAGCAGGAGAGTGACGGTGTGGTGATCATACAGGACATCCCTGGATTCATGGAA GAGTGCCCGACCAAAGATTTACCCTGTCCTCTCAGCACCCCATGA
- the akr1a1b gene encoding aldo-keto reductase family 1 member A1-B isoform X2 gives MQSFKCQVLKQMFRRLCFDTGNRVLLRGMNDFAVLNTGRKMPLLGLGTWKSEPGKVKQAVIWALESGYRHIDCAAIYGNEVEIGEALQETLGPGKSLRREDVFITSKLWNTRHHPEDVEPALLKTLKDLKLEYLDLYLIHWPYAFQRGDATFPRKEDGTLLYDDIDYKLTWAAMEKLVGKGLVRSIGLSNFNSRQIDDILSVASIKPTVLQVESHPYLTQVELLAHCRDRGLVLTAYSPLGSPDRAWKHPDEPVLLQEPMVISLAEKYKKTPAQIILRWQTQRGVVTIPKSVTESRIKENIQVFDFTLEAEEMKSITALNKGWRYIVPMIEVEGKRVPRDAGHPHYPFNDPY, from the exons ATGCAGTCATTCAAATGTCAGGTCCTAAAGCAGATGTTCCGTCGTTTATGTTTTGACACTGGCAACAGG GTGCTTCTGAGAGGCATGAATGACTTTGCAGTTCTCAACACGGGGCGGAAGATGCCCCTCCTTGGACTGGGGACTTGGAAGAGTGAGCCAGGAAAG GTGAAACAAGCAGTTATTTGGGCCTTGGAGTCTGGGTATCGTCATATCGACTGTGCAGCCATTTATGGCAATGAGGTCGAGATTGGAGAAGCCCTACAGGAGACTCTCGGCCCTGGCAAG TCGCTGAGGCGAGAAGATGTGTTCATCACATCCAAGCTGTGGAACACCCGACATCACCCAGAAGATGTGGAGCCGGCCCTGCTGAAGACCCTGAAGGACCtgaagctggagtacctggacCTCTACCTCATCCACTGGCCCTATGCCTTCCA ACGAGGAGATGCCACTTTCCCCAGAAAGGAGGATGGTACCTTGCTGTATGACGACATAGACTACAAGCTGACCTGGGCTGCCATGGAGAAGCTGGTGGGGAAGGGTCTTGTCCGATCTATCGGCCTGTCCAACTTCAACAGTCGGCAGATAGATGACATCCTGTCTGTTGCCAGCATCAAACCAACTGTCTTGCAG GTAGAGAGCCACCCCTACCTGACCCAGGTAGAGCTGCTGGCCCACTGTCGGGACCGGGGCCTGGTGCTGACGGCCTACAGCCCCCTGGGCTCCCCTGACCGGGCCTGGAAGCATCCAGATGAACCTGTTCTGCTTCAGGAGCCTATGGTCATCTCCCTCGCAGAGAAATATAAAAAGACCCCTGCTCAGATTATTCTGAG GTGGCAGACACAGCGAGGAGTGGTTACAATCCCCAAGAGTGTCACAGAGTCACGCATCAAAGAGAACATTCAG GTGTTTGACTTTACCCTTGaggcagaggaaatgaaaagcatTACTGCACTGAACAAAGGCTGGCGCTACATTGTACCAATGATTGAA GTGGAGGGAAAGCGTGTTCCCAGGGATGCAGGACATCCTCACTACCCTTTCAACGACCCTTACTGA